TTGAACATTTAGATATCCCCTGTGAAATATATGATGATAATATATTTGAAGTCGCCGGTAAAATAGCTAAAGATTATCCTTGTTATATGTGTGCAAAAATGCGCCGTGGTTCGTTATACTCAAAGGCTACTGAATTAGGATGCAATAAATTAGCGCTTGGACACCACTTAGACGATGTGGTTGAAACGACTCTAATGTCTATGTTTTATATGGGAAAATTTGAAACTATGCTCCCTAAATTAAAGTCCGATAATTTTGATATAGAACTTATAAGACCTCTATTTTATGTTGAAGAAAAAAATATTATTAAATTTGCAAAAAACAATGGTATTCAAGCAATGAATTGTGGTTGTACAGTTGCTGCAGAAAAAACTTCAAGTAAAAGGCGTGAAACAAAGGAATTAATTGATCAATTATCTAAATTAAATCCAAATATAAAGAAAAAAATACTCTCTTCTACTTTTAATGTTAATGTAGAGAAAATACTTGGATTTAAATATAAAAAAGACTATTTTTCATATTTAGATGATTATAATTTTACAATAAAATAAATTTGGATTTAACCTACTATCATGGTATAATCTATTGAAAAACATTTTAGGAGTACAAATAATGCAATTTGAATATTACAAAGAATATTTTAATAAAATAAAAGTTAAGGAGTGTGTAATGAAAGGAATAATCTGTGTTGACGGAGTTGTTGGTGTTGGTAAATCTTCTTTAGGTAAAATATTAGCTGAAAAATATAATTCTATATTATATGAGGAACCTGTTGTTGATAATCCTATTCTAGATAAATATTATTATGATAGAAAAAGATGGGCTTTCCCGTTACAAATTTTCTTTTTAAATAAAAGATTTCAAATGATAAAAAATGCATCACAATTAGGTAAATGTGTTATGGATAGATCTATTTATGGAGATGTTATTTTTTCAAAAATGCTTGTTGAAGATGGGGATATGACTCAAGAAGAATTTGAGTTATACGAAGAATTACTTTTTAATATGTTAGAACATGTTGAAAAACCTGCTTTAATGATTTATTTAGAAACTTCTGTTGACTCTGCTCTTTCAAAAATTAAAAAAAGAGGTAGAGATTACGAACAAATTGTTCCAAGAGATTATTGGGAAAGTTTAGATAGACATTATAGAGAATATTTTAAGAATTATAACATTTCTGAAATTATTACTATTAATGTTGATGAAATTGACTTTGTAAACAATGAAAAAGATAGAGAATATATTTTAAATCTAATAGATAAAAAATTATCAAAACTTCAAATAAAATAAGCTATTCTAACGAATAGCCTATTTTTATAATATATTACTTTTTAAATATACATCTACTAATTTTTCAGTTGCATTTATTGAGTCTACATTACTTCTTTCATATGAATGTGAAGATTCAACTCCAGCACCAATTAATGCATGCTTAATATCAAAACCAGCCCTAATAGCTGCTGATGCATCACTACCATAATAAGGATATATATCAAGTTTATATGGTATATTATTTTTCTTTGATAGTTCAACTAAGTGATTACGTAATTCGTAATGATAAGGACCAGATGCATCCTTAACACAAATAGAAACTGTATATTCATCTGTTTGTTGATCATCACCCATAGCTCCCATATCTATAGCAAGATACTCTACTACTTTTTCCGGTATATTAGAATTTGCTCCATAACCTATTTCTTCGTTATTACTAAAATAAAAATGTGTAGTTTGTGGTAATAAAACGTTGTTATTTTTATATTCTTTTAATAGATTTAACATTATTGCAGCACTTATTTTATCATCTAGATGTCTACTTTTTATAAATCCATTATCTAATATTACAGTTCTAGGATCAAACGAAATAAAATCTCCCACTTCTATTCCAAGTTCTCTTGTTTCTTTTTCATTATTAACTTTTTCATCTATTCTAACTTCAATATTTTGCTGATTTCTTTCAATTGTTCCTGAATTTCTATATACATGTACACTAGTTTGATGTAATAAAATAGTTCCCTCTATTACTTTATTGTTTTTAGTTACATGTATTTTACAATTTTCACCCTCTATTGAATTATATGTAAAACCACCAATTAGATCTATTTTTAAACGACCGCTTGGTTTAATTGCTCTAACCATTGCACCTAAAGTGTCTAAATGTGCTGTAATAATACGATGCTTATCGTCATCTTTACCATTTAATGTAACTAATACTGCACCCTTATTTGTATATGCTGGTTTATATCCTAGTTTTTTTACTTCATCAAATATATATTTCATTATTTCTTTTGTATATCCTGTTGGTGAAGGGATATTAGTTAATTTAACTAAATAATCTAATGTATTCATTATTTCTCCTATTTATTTTTATCTAAAGCTTTATTAAATTCTGCTATAACATGAGCATTTTCTTTTAAAAATTCTTCATTGTTTTCAACGATTTCTAATTTTTCCATTATATCTCCAGTTACAAGTTTTTTAACAACTTCTAAGTCTTCTTCTGAAACAACTTCTCCAAAAATTGTATGGTTATTATTTAACCACTCTGTAACCACTGTTGTTATGAAAAATTGAGAACCATTAGTATTTGGACCTGCATTAGCCATTGCTAAATAACCTGGTTTATCAAATACATATCCATTATATACTTCATCTCCAAATGCATACCCAGGTCCACCCATTCCTGTTCCCGTTGGATCTCCTCCTTGAGCCATAAAATCTTCTATTACTCTATGAAATTTTAATCCATCATAGTAACCTCTGTTGATTAAATTTACAAAATTAACCACAGTTACTGGTGCCGCTTCTTCAAATAAATTTAAATTTATTATTCCTTTATTAGTTGTTATTTTAATTTTCATTTTTACCTCTCTTTTCCTTATTTATATTTTAATTTTAATTCTGCCTCTTTATAATTAGGCATATATTTCTCTACATGTCTATAAAAATTAACACTATGATTTGGATGTTTTAAATGCGCTAATTCATGTATTATTACATAATCTATTTCAAATAAACTTCTTTTAATTAAATTAGTGTTTAACGCTATTATGCCTTTATTTGGTACACAATATCCCCATTTACCTTTTATAGTTTTAACAATCAATCTTTCAATTTTTTCATTCATTATTAATAGATAATTTTCTATTCTTTGTTTAAATAATTTTTCAGCTTCTTTATAATAAAAAATTTCCATTAATTTCTTTTTATA
The nucleotide sequence above comes from Streptobacillus felis. Encoded proteins:
- a CDS encoding peptidylprolyl isomerase — its product is MKIKITTNKGIINLNLFEEAAPVTVVNFVNLINRGYYDGLKFHRVIEDFMAQGGDPTGTGMGGPGYAFGDEVYNGYVFDKPGYLAMANAGPNTNGSQFFITTVVTEWLNNNHTIFGEVVSEEDLEVVKKLVTGDIMEKLEIVENNEEFLKENAHVIAEFNKALDKNK
- a CDS encoding deoxynucleoside kinase, which gives rise to MKGIICVDGVVGVGKSSLGKILAEKYNSILYEEPVVDNPILDKYYYDRKRWAFPLQIFFLNKRFQMIKNASQLGKCVMDRSIYGDVIFSKMLVEDGDMTQEEFELYEELLFNMLEHVEKPALMIYLETSVDSALSKIKKRGRDYEQIVPRDYWESLDRHYREYFKNYNISEIITINVDEIDFVNNEKDREYILNLIDKKLSKLQIK
- a CDS encoding M42 family metallopeptidase; its protein translation is MNTLDYLVKLTNIPSPTGYTKEIMKYIFDEVKKLGYKPAYTNKGAVLVTLNGKDDDKHRIITAHLDTLGAMVRAIKPSGRLKIDLIGGFTYNSIEGENCKIHVTKNNKVIEGTILLHQTSVHVYRNSGTIERNQQNIEVRIDEKVNNEKETRELGIEVGDFISFDPRTVILDNGFIKSRHLDDKISAAIMLNLLKEYKNNNVLLPQTTHFYFSNNEEIGYGANSNIPEKVVEYLAIDMGAMGDDQQTDEYTVSICVKDASGPYHYELRNHLVELSKKNNIPYKLDIYPYYGSDASAAIRAGFDIKHALIGAGVESSHSYERSNVDSINATEKLVDVYLKSNIL
- a CDS encoding tRNA 2-thiocytidine biosynthesis TtcA family protein, which produces MSLGQTNCPLILPNVPLQPLELIEKSIQKKYREFLWSPFIKALKDFNLVSENDKIAVAISGGKDSLLLAKLFQELKRASKTNFELKFIAMNPGFNQRNLDNLKFNLEHLDIPCEIYDDNIFEVAGKIAKDYPCYMCAKMRRGSLYSKATELGCNKLALGHHLDDVVETTLMSMFYMGKFETMLPKLKSDNFDIELIRPLFYVEEKNIIKFAKNNGIQAMNCGCTVAAEKTSSKRRETKELIDQLSKLNPNIKKKILSSTFNVNVEKILGFKYKKDYFSYLDDYNFTIK